One genomic region from Leptospira tipperaryensis encodes:
- the purT gene encoding formate-dependent phosphoribosylglycinamide formyltransferase encodes MKKKILLLGSGELGKEFVIAAQRLGQHVIAVDSYDNAPAMQVAHEKEIINMLDGNLLDQVVAKHKPDLIVPEIEAIRTERFYDYEKQGYQVVPSAKAANFTMNRKSIRDLAAKDLKVLTAKYLYASSEEELRKAVKELGLPCVIKPLMSSSGKGQSVIKSDEDIAKAWEASQTKGRAGAAEVIVEEFIRFESEITLLTVTQKSGKTLFCPPIGHRQERGDYQESWQPTEISEPQLKEAQRMADLVTRELTGAGIWGVEFFLTKDQVYFSELSPRPHDTGMVTLAGTQNFNEFELHLRAILGIPISEITLERKGASAVILSNSDGKVPSVSGLDIASGMSESDFRIFGKPITRPYRRMGVTLAYSNKGEEISSLRKRAALLASKIKID; translated from the coding sequence ATGAAAAAGAAAATTCTTCTCCTCGGTTCCGGGGAACTCGGTAAGGAATTTGTAATCGCCGCTCAAAGATTGGGACAACACGTCATCGCGGTCGATTCCTATGACAACGCTCCGGCGATGCAGGTCGCACACGAAAAAGAAATTATCAATATGCTCGATGGAAATCTTTTAGATCAAGTTGTAGCAAAACATAAACCCGATCTAATCGTTCCCGAAATCGAGGCGATCAGAACGGAACGTTTTTATGATTATGAAAAACAAGGCTATCAAGTCGTTCCTTCCGCAAAGGCAGCTAACTTTACGATGAATCGAAAGTCGATTCGGGATTTAGCCGCAAAAGATTTGAAGGTGCTCACTGCAAAATATCTTTACGCCTCTTCCGAAGAAGAACTTCGTAAAGCAGTAAAAGAATTAGGACTTCCTTGTGTAATCAAGCCCCTCATGTCTTCTTCCGGAAAAGGACAATCCGTTATTAAATCCGATGAAGATATCGCCAAAGCTTGGGAAGCTTCTCAGACAAAAGGTCGCGCAGGCGCAGCCGAAGTAATCGTCGAAGAATTCATCCGTTTTGAATCCGAGATCACCTTATTGACCGTTACACAAAAAAGCGGTAAGACTCTCTTCTGTCCGCCGATCGGTCATAGACAGGAAAGAGGCGACTATCAAGAAAGTTGGCAACCCACTGAAATCTCCGAACCTCAACTCAAAGAAGCTCAGAGAATGGCTGATCTGGTAACGAGAGAATTAACCGGAGCTGGAATCTGGGGAGTTGAATTTTTTCTCACAAAGGATCAAGTTTATTTTTCAGAACTTTCTCCAAGGCCTCACGACACCGGAATGGTCACGTTAGCCGGAACACAAAACTTCAACGAATTCGAACTTCATCTTCGTGCGATTCTCGGTATTCCGATTTCCGAAATCACTCTGGAAAGAAAAGGGGCGAGCGCCGTGATTCTCTCTAACTCCGACGGAAAAGTTCCATCGGTAAGCGGGTTGGACATCGCGTCCGGAATGTCGGAATCGGATTTTAGAATATTCGGAAAACCGATTACAAGACCGTATCGAAGAATGGGTGTAACACTCGCTTATTCAAATAAGGGAGAGGAAATCAGCTCGCTTCGGAAACGAGCTGCACTTTTAGCTTCTAAGATTAAAATCGATTAA
- a CDS encoding FecR family protein: MPNKNFKLILFTSFFLFSFVTCRFISSLLLKDDPTPSGIIVIFQNGDVAIERNGKRIKSSIGLILRENDTIKTASGSIDIQTGKGDLIRIKSFSQITLKEISKSGKPNTNLYVQAGELLIKTNKLKSKDSFLLTTPTAVAGVRGTTFSFELTNGKPPKVKVYEGAVAITFKVPKEIIENSKALDKELYSEFVEFLEKNEVVLENGEESYVKPSLDEMIQLVLTRMEQDESIAKEFDQIKKSENPEFQKEEFTATPQEKAEVETMVSVDQNLLDKALTEDSNSPQPVIASITADIEQNHESKLDQALKQIESDAQATDLKDEAKIKEYYNILEVVVKTDGNKLSGAIVTQIGDKLIIHTPSGVIRLNKNDIDYVDYQSFQIKTKKK, encoded by the coding sequence ATGCCAAATAAAAATTTTAAATTGATTCTTTTTACTTCGTTCTTCCTGTTTTCATTTGTAACTTGCAGATTCATTTCTTCTCTTCTTTTAAAAGACGATCCGACTCCTTCCGGAATAATCGTTATCTTTCAAAATGGAGACGTGGCAATCGAACGAAACGGAAAAAGAATAAAATCCAGCATTGGATTGATTCTTAGAGAGAATGACACGATCAAAACCGCTTCGGGTTCCATCGATATTCAAACCGGTAAGGGCGACTTAATAAGAATTAAATCTTTCAGTCAAATCACCTTGAAAGAAATTTCAAAGAGCGGAAAACCAAATACGAACCTCTACGTCCAAGCGGGTGAGTTGCTCATTAAAACGAACAAACTCAAATCAAAGGATTCTTTCCTTCTGACGACTCCGACTGCAGTAGCCGGAGTTCGCGGAACTACTTTTTCTTTTGAACTTACAAATGGAAAGCCGCCTAAAGTAAAAGTTTACGAAGGCGCGGTTGCGATCACGTTTAAAGTTCCGAAAGAGATTATTGAAAACAGCAAAGCCCTCGATAAAGAACTCTATAGCGAATTTGTAGAATTTCTGGAAAAGAACGAAGTCGTTTTAGAAAACGGGGAAGAATCTTATGTGAAGCCTAGTTTGGATGAAATGATTCAACTCGTTTTAACAAGAATGGAACAAGACGAAAGTATTGCAAAAGAATTTGATCAAATCAAAAAGTCGGAAAACCCGGAATTTCAAAAAGAGGAATTTACCGCAACTCCGCAAGAAAAAGCTGAGGTCGAGACGATGGTTTCAGTAGATCAGAATCTTTTGGACAAAGCTTTGACTGAGGATTCGAATTCTCCTCAACCCGTAATTGCTTCCATCACCGCAGATATAGAACAGAACCACGAATCCAAATTGGATCAGGCTTTAAAACAAATCGAATCGGACGCACAAGCAACCGATCTCAAAGATGAAGCCAAAATTAAAGAATACTATAATATTCTTGAAGTCGTCGTAAAGACGGATGGAAACAAACTTTCTGGAGCCATCGTTACCCAGATTGGAGACAAACTGATTATTCATACGCCATCCGGCGTAATTCGGTTGAATAAGAACGATATCGATTACGTCGATTATCAATCGTTTCAAATCAAGACGAAGAAAAAATAA
- a CDS encoding SulP family inorganic anion transporter encodes MESSANKNSPRSGETKLATPKDFFPGLLENWKSDIVSGFIIFLIALPLCIGIAIASGAPPMAGILSGIVGGLVVSILGGSYVTINGPAAGLIVIVLGSIETLGHGDIAAGFKYTLAATVIAGALQIFFSFLKAGILATIFPSAVIHGMLAAIGVIIFLKQFFVAVGYVPATKTIIGLINELPIGLIHLNPEIAIIGLISIVLLVSIPFLPNPKLKKVPGPLVVATLGIAMGVFFQFNVEHAYSFMGNDFTVGPKSLVSIPASFLDGFTFPDFSRVNTVEFFSQVMAIFLVASLESQLTVAAIDKLDPYRRNSDLNKDLFSKGVGNFILGWIGGLPIIAEVVRSSANLNNGAKTRWSNFFHGAFLLIFILALPDIVRMIPLAALAAILMVTGYRLAIPELKKTWKVGMDQVFLFFITIYFTIADDLLVGIFAGVLAKFAIHILNIILPKGITLNDFFRIRSELHETNQKIRIEFYGLAIFLNFISIRKVLYSIPKSKSVQIDLSGVLLVDHSVMENLLTFSEKYEEEGGKFELVGLEKLKPLSNHPSSGRKNVTW; translated from the coding sequence ATGGAATCATCAGCAAATAAAAATTCACCTCGTTCCGGGGAAACAAAACTCGCCACTCCAAAGGATTTTTTTCCAGGACTTCTGGAAAATTGGAAGTCGGACATTGTATCCGGTTTTATCATCTTCTTAATCGCACTTCCGCTTTGTATCGGAATTGCAATCGCTTCCGGAGCTCCTCCGATGGCCGGGATCTTATCCGGCATCGTGGGCGGATTGGTTGTATCGATCTTAGGCGGTTCTTACGTTACAATCAACGGACCTGCGGCCGGTTTGATCGTGATCGTTCTGGGATCGATTGAAACCTTGGGCCACGGCGATATCGCGGCGGGTTTTAAATATACGTTAGCCGCCACCGTAATCGCGGGAGCGTTGCAGATCTTCTTTAGTTTTTTAAAAGCCGGAATATTGGCTACGATCTTTCCATCTGCGGTGATCCACGGGATGTTGGCGGCGATCGGTGTAATCATTTTCCTGAAACAATTCTTTGTCGCTGTCGGCTATGTTCCGGCAACAAAGACGATCATCGGATTGATTAACGAACTTCCGATCGGTTTGATACATCTGAATCCGGAAATCGCGATCATCGGTTTGATCAGCATTGTTCTTTTGGTAAGTATTCCTTTTTTACCGAATCCAAAATTGAAAAAAGTGCCGGGTCCGTTGGTGGTAGCAACGCTTGGTATTGCGATGGGAGTTTTCTTTCAGTTCAACGTCGAACACGCGTATTCGTTCATGGGAAACGATTTTACTGTCGGACCAAAAAGTTTAGTTTCCATCCCGGCGAGTTTTCTGGATGGGTTTACATTTCCAGATTTTAGCAGGGTCAACACGGTAGAATTCTTTTCTCAGGTCATGGCGATCTTTCTCGTAGCGAGTTTAGAATCACAACTTACGGTAGCCGCGATCGATAAATTGGATCCTTATCGAAGGAATTCCGACTTAAACAAAGACCTTTTTTCAAAGGGTGTAGGTAACTTCATTCTGGGTTGGATCGGCGGATTACCGATCATCGCCGAAGTTGTGAGAAGTTCCGCAAACCTCAATAACGGCGCAAAAACTAGATGGTCCAATTTTTTTCACGGAGCCTTCCTTCTCATTTTCATTCTTGCGTTGCCTGATATCGTGAGAATGATTCCGCTCGCCGCGCTCGCGGCCATTCTTATGGTGACGGGATATCGACTTGCAATTCCCGAGCTGAAAAAAACTTGGAAAGTGGGAATGGACCAAGTATTCCTCTTTTTTATCACGATTTATTTTACGATCGCAGACGACCTTTTGGTCGGTATCTTTGCTGGAGTTCTCGCAAAATTTGCGATTCACATCTTGAATATCATTCTTCCGAAAGGGATTACTCTGAATGACTTTTTTAGAATCAGATCGGAATTGCATGAAACCAATCAAAAAATTAGAATCGAATTTTACGGTTTAGCGATATTCCTGAATTTTATATCCATTAGAAAAGTATTGTATTCTATTCCGAAAAGCAAAAGTGTACAAATTGATTTGTCGGGAGTTCTGTTGGTCGATCATTCCGTTATGGAGAATTTACTGACGTTCTCTGAAAAGTATGAAGAGGAAGGCGGAAAGTTTGAACTTGTGGGTTTGGAAAAATTGAAACCCCTTTCAAACCATCCTTCTTCCGGAAGAAAGAACGTAACCTGGTAA